TGCTACAATAAGatgatttcaaatttttacCAAACTAAAGTAGCTGCACTGCAGGTAACTTATTATAATCATTTGACAAAACCGAGCAGTATTCAGTTCATCAACGCAGCAAAATAATATACAGTACACAATGCTTAATAATGACCATTactctattcttttcttttcctttttcttcttttagttGGTTAGCAAACATATAATTACCTGTCTTAATCGAGCCAGATTGCTGCCATCTTCACCATAAACAGAGCCAATAGTATCTTCAGGAACTACGAGCTCAATGATTGTGTTCACCACAATAGGAGATCTCTTTCTGCTGTAACTAAACAATTAAATGCATACGAAATCTTTTAACAGTAATTCAACAGTTTtcacatgtattttaattgGGGTGCAAAATCGTTTTTTCTTGTTATGTTGCAGCAGGTAATGACACATTGCTAGATGTAGGATAACTTGATGagaacatttaaaattatgatgCTCTTACATTAAACAAGCATTGAGAACCAAGACTGAAAGCAAGTATGCACACCTGAACAACTACCTCTATTTAATGTTCCATGCAACAAGTAATAGATTAAACCATGATTATACTGGTATGATCACCTAACCCATCTAAGGCAAGAGTCATTTTCATCCTCAGCCTCAGCATGATCAGTGATCATATAACCAATCCACTTGAAATATGCAAAAAGAAATGTCAGAGATCATATGGAAGGAACTGATCTCAATCTTTCGTCGGTGCGCTCCGCCCGGTGACTAAGAAAGAAATTGGTTTGCGCTTGAATTGAAGTGATGAGGTCGCAAAGAGGTAGATGAGAAAGAGCATTAAAATACCAAGTAAACAATTGATAGAGaggaaagaaacaaaataatgtGCAATTTTAAACTTGGTGGTCTTACAATAAGTTccttttatatgttaataggCCATGCCAGCAAAATTCTACAAGTTAAACTATCAAATATACACTGGACAAAATTTTAGAACCAACAACTTAATAGGTTGGCTTTTAATCTTATATTTGAGATAAGCAAATCcgaaaattgaaaaaagattaaaataaaaataaaatcaaataacaaGAACAAATGTTTATGGATTTAAAGAGAAATAGTTGCAAAAACCTAATGACCTTTCATTAACAATATGAGACTATACTGAAATAAGAATAAACAaatgtaaaaagaataaaatatgacCAACAGCTAAAAGACTTTGATATTAACATGTTCAACCTCCGTAGTCCAGATCTTGGCCTAACTATATGTAggtaatttaatcaataagattgatatctttcaaatttgtatattaGGTTCATCTACATTGCCATAATAcaacaataaataaagagagagagagattatTTATCATTTGTATAGCAATTAGTCAATCCaagttcaaaatttaatttcttcagtCTGATACCGAAAGTGTTTTCAATAGTTTGAAGAACATACGTGCAATGATCACCTAACTACTCTCAacaaaatttaacaaaatgtGTAGTGTGTGATCATGGCTATTTTCATCACATTGAAAAGGATTAAAAAACAGATCAAAGAAAtgaggagaaaaaggaaaatgagtATCTATAGTTTTGTTGTGTGCTGACCTCTCAAGTTCTGCACCCCGTCCAAAAGTTTTCCCTCTTCCTGCAGTCTGCTACAAACCCAACTTCTAAAGACTGAGTTCATTGGACAGAAATCAAATCCTTAAAGATACATGAGAAAAGGGAACATGACCTTcaatagaaagaaataagaaacCAGTCACCTGTGGCATATGTAATGCAGGTGAAGGAAAGTCAATGTTGTTGGAGAGTTGAGGTTGATTGATCCCTCGTGTTAAAGAAGTATCTTGAATGGGACCAGGAGCTAGGCCCGATGATGAATGGGATCCAGAACTTGTAGTCTGTCTCACTCCTCCACTAGAGCTTCTTTCACCTACCTCATTAAGTACCTCCTTGGGCAAAAGGAAGTGCAGAGACCTTTCAAGTCCTGAACCCCCACCAAATGCTTGTAAGCTGTTCTCTTGATTTTTAATTGCTGTTGTATGCTCTCTTTGAAACTTCTACAATCATACACAAAAGAAGAGGTCCTCAGACTGGAATAcatttaaaactataaaagGAGGAAGAGAACCTCTCACCTGTGCTGACTGCAGTCTCGGTAAAGAAGCATTGTTGAAGCTGCTGGAGAATCCAAGCTGATTCATTGCTCTTGTCAAACTAGTTTCTTGATCAGAATCAGGAGACAGGCCTGCCGGTTGATGCAATCTAGGAGAAGCAGTCTCCACTTTTCTTCCTTGGGGACTCCTTGCTTTCTTTTCATTGAGCACCTCACTAGGCAAAAGATTACCCCTCAGTTTCCCAGTAACCATAAACAGTGCATTCTGTACATTTTTATACTCACCAGTGATCTGCAAGAAGTATGTTAATTCTCATTTTAATCAGCCAGGCAGGTGGCCCCAAAAGTAAGTTGCTaactaaaattcaaataaagaaaaactgaaATCAATATAACCTAGAGGCTTTACCAGACCATTAAATTGGAACATCCTAGTATCCAGGAACTATACTAAATATAGTTTTGAATAAACATTAAAGAACATGATCTGAGCTGCAAATAACAGAAGTAGAATCAAATGTAacattacaaaataaaaatggtgGAACTATTAGCCAACAATTTCAGGACTAATTTACTCTAAtactttattattcttatatacTTTATAAGTATTAGTCTATCttagggttcttttctccTATCTATATCTTGTATTATATACTACAAGCTGGTTTTGTTAATACTTGATACAACAATTGATTATTGAGGGAATTATCTGAGGCTACCACAAGGATTTGAGAATGAGAATCTTAAAAGAGTTATACAAGTGACTTGTAGGTTTTGGAAAATAATATCTTCATTATAGCAAATCCTGAAATGTAGAGTAtcctaaaagaatataaacCTTCCACTTTGTATCACAATTAACTTCAGATGTGAACAATAGTCATAATCATACCTCTATTACTACATCATCTTCTGAAGCACAAGCCATGATCTGTTCCCCATCTAATATCCGTATATCAGCACCACTTACTTCTATCATTTCAGAATCTATATTGCCAGTGCCACCCTTCTCAATCAAGCAACAAACAGCATCTGATGCCACTAGGAGCCTTGCAGTTACTGTAGCACCCTCAATCAAACCTGATGGATGCCCCTTTTCAATGTCATGTTCAACAGATCTAGCAAAGACGAGAATAGCAGCATTTTGTGCAGGAGAGTGCCATGATTCAAGGTTCTACATAGGGTAGCAAGCATTCACAGATTAATGAACAAACTAAACATGGAGCATTATgatgaaaacaacccaaatTAAGAGCAGAGATGGTACAAAGACTTGTGTGCTTCTAGTTGTGTTAATGTACTAGGTAGAAGAATTTTGACATAGCAGCATGACTAACCTCCAACGCAGAAATGGTAACTACACGTTCACCAGACATAGACATTGGAGCTGCAAACATGATAGAAGCACCTGTTTCATTTTGTAGGGTTCTGACAATGGTTCCTTTCTTGCCAATAATGCTCCCAGCTGCACCATTGGAGCAAAGCAGCCTGAATGACACTTCGTGTCGTACCGCTTCCGCATCCTGGTTGGGGTCTTCACCAGCATCCGAGGATAATGGATGGGAAGTTCCAGAATTTCCACTTAAAGGTGGTAACAGTGAACTAAGATGTGGGAAGAATTCTGCATGTGGATCAGAAGAGGCCAAATGTGAAGCTCTCTCAAGTGGTCTCATCAAAAGCGTTGGgtctttttcatatggtgGACAATCGTGAAGACAATCAGTAACAGCAACCAGTGCTTTTTTCACTGCCAAAATGGAACCTGTAATCTgccataaacataaaaaatttcttcacATGGAAAGAAGGAAGTCATTTTCTTCCTGTACTGCACACATTTACCAAACAAAGTGGATATTTGTCCCTATGGTCCAATAATATTGGTTCCAGTACATCACTTATTACCATTACAACTTACTCCCAACCTTAAATCTAATGAACTATGAAGGAACCAAGCACATCATTTACAAGTTTGCAGGTAATTATATCATAATGGATCAATTTTTAACTAACTAATGCAACACCAAGACTCCAAGAAGCATCGACCAAGCAGCCCCAGTTTTAGttgcaccaaataataaatgatGTGGACCTGACACTGGCAATCTTAATCTTTGCAGATAAACAATATGGTGTAAGCTCCTAACGCAAAAGCCTGCTGATTATCTAGACAGCTAAATCTGATATCAAGATgatcaatttataaaatttcattgaaaaaaaatatataaagcgAAATCCTTTTCTATTCATTCAGTTCAATTATAGTCAATTCTCATGTTTGGAAAGCCTAGTTACTATAAcggaaaatttttcaacttaaaaagtaaaaatactaGTAATAAAAAGGcactttgaaagaaaaagcttAAAGTGACATGATTTTGCAAGAATTTACTTCAATTGAACTCCCGTATGATTTATCCCAAAGAAGGCATTAAAATGTTTCTCAAATCGAAATTCAAAGAAACCAAGCACAACAAagccaaaaaataaattcaaaaacaaactaaacaaacatttttcttttaagaaaattcacataaagaagtaaaagaaacacatgcaAACAAATAAGAGAGAGAGACCTGAATCAGTTGATCATCCTTAGAAGCACAATGTGGGGGTGGAAGGAATCTAATATCCGCCCCACTCTCTCTCCTCATTCTCAACACATTCTTCCCTCCTTTTCCAACAACGGCACCAATTTGTGTCGTATCAGCCAAAAGGCCACAATAACCTTCGCCCAGACCACTATTATTACTATTGTTATCGACTCctcctcttctttctctttgaCCATCAACTTCCCACATTCTCTCACAAACCCTAATTACTGCCTCTTGAGCCACCGACACCAGTTCCTTTTCCTCCTCTTCCGCCCCATTATGATCGTGACAAGTCGTTGAGTTCAACGTGATTCTTTTTCCGGGAGATGCTGGACCTACTATTGTGATCACACGGTGGTCTGAACCCTGCACTTGTTCGTCACAGTGGACAGTGCACCCTGTGTCTCGCCGTATTTGAGAGATAGCCGAGCCCGAACGGCCGATCAAGCCGCCGATTATGGACGCGTGGCAAACTACTCGGAATGCTACTTGACCTGGTTGGAGCATGACGGGAGGCCGCGTAGGACGCGGGCGTCTACGGCGGTCGCGGTGGTGTTGCATTGATTAAACGGCGGTCGCTGTCGTGTTTGCGTTTTGGTGTTACGACAGTCGACAGGACTCCGCAGTTGTTTACTTGACCGAACActctgtttttctttctcagaGAAATGCTAAAACGCGGTTGTACGGACACAGTATATTTATTCTTACGCagacccaaaaagaaaaaaaaaaaaagaaattgaggcagttattaaatagaaaactaGCCAAAATTAGTTTACAATCAAAAGAGAAACCCTTTCTTATTGTGTCATCAAGAAATTGatcttaaaaaagaataaaaagaaaagaaagaaacaagaatTGATAATGTAAATGCAAAGACAATCTTCTTAAATTACCTTAGGCCTTAAGGTTTGCGTGATGACCAAATAAAGATATACTTTCCTTAGTGCTagagggaaaagaaaatatcagctttcttttttaacttaaagGAAGGGAAAAGAGAAATAGCAGTATCTCCATACTACAGAATGCCACCACAATTGCAAATGTTTGGAGTAATGGAGGATCCAGAAGTAAGCTTTTCTCGATAACGGTAACAAAAATAAtcacctttcttttttcctctcaaAATAGAGATCTCATtcagtaaatataataatattcagATCCCATTAGTATTGGATTTATGTCTGAAATATAGAAGGAAGAACTGCACCCTACCGAAAAGTACGgaacaaaaaatttgatattatatatatattatgtttgaGTTTGTTTagttttgttatattatttaaaataattaaaataagattttaagatgtttattttaaaattttataaaatttgactataattagttttagataaaaattaaactagaaaaaataaatttataaataattaatatcgaataaataagataaatgtaaataattaatagtttaaACTTTAAGTGGTTAAAAGCATAAAAGGTAATGCATATATTATACTGAAAcctagaaaataaataataaaaaattaatctaaattaATCACTATTCAACGCGACAAAGAGAGTttagtataaatttatgaaataaataaaataaaaaataatttttaaatattaaaaataactagtataatgaaagaaatatggGCTAACAGTAATTACCTACAAATAATCACTTATATTACAAAACTTAAATTGTACGGTCAAATTTTGTATTGTTTCCTAATTTGTAAGCAGAAGCCCATAATTACAGTGGACGTAAAGTCCATGACACAAAACCCAGTCCAACGAAACCAGTCTCCACTCCTCTCCAGCCGACCCCTTCTGTAGCCGCAGCGCCTGCGaatctctctttttctctctcattCCTCCATTCCACTGTATTATTTCAGCTCCCTCCGATCCAAAATCTTACGCTCAAGCAAAATGCACTAAGAACATTAGTGGATATCTCCATGAATGGAGCCCTCACAACTATCTGATCCTCCAAGATGAGAAAATCAACGTCCATTATTCACCCAGGTCAGTCTTCTCCAGTCACTTCCCTTCACCATCACCTCTTTAAAAGACCCATCTCAATTGCACCTCTTCACATAGACCCCGACCCGCCTGATCTCTCCTATCAACTTCTCTCAATTATTTCACTTCCTAACTGGCAAAAACACCCTTCTCTCCGTTCTCTAATCCCTAATATCTCTCCGTTTCatgtttcttctttatttaacAATAACCCAAATCTTGATCCCCAAACTGCCCTTAAGTTTTTCGATTTTATATCAAGAAAACCTGGGTTTAAGCACACTGTTCAatctcattcttttcttttaaacattttgattctcaataaatattttggtgTTTCCGAGAAAATACGCATTTCCATGATTAAAAGTTGTATTTCCATTGATGATATGAAGTGGGTTTTAGACTTTTTAAGAGAAATGAATAGAGATGATAACGAATTGAAGTTTAAGCTTACTATTAGGTGTTATAATGAGTTATTAATGATGTTATCAAGGTTCTTATTGATTGATGAAATGAAGAGGGTTTATGGGGAAATGTTGAATGACATGGTTACACcaaatatttatacttttaatacaATGGTTAATGGGTATTGTAAGTTGGGGAATTTAGTTGAGGCTAATTTGTACGTGAGTAAGATTTTGCAGGCTGGTTTGCGGCCGGATACTTTTACTTATACCTCATTAATTTTGGGGCATTGCAGGAATAATGATGTAAATAGTGCTTTTAgtgtttttaatatgatgcCGAAAAAGGGTTGTCGACGAAATGAGGTTTCGTACACGAATCTTATACATGGATTATGTGAGGTTGGAAGGGTTGATGAAggtattagtatttttaagaAGATGAGGGAGGATGATTGTTATCCGACTGTACGTACATATACGGTCATTGTACATGCATTGTTTGAAAGTGGTAGGAGAATGGAGGCGATAAATTTGTTTAGTGAGATGAGAGAGAGAGGTTGTGAGCCAAATATTCATACTTATACTGTGATGATCAATGCAATGTGCAAAGAAACTAAGCTAGAAGAAGGTAGAAGAATTTTAGATGAGATGGTAGAGAAAGGGTTGGTTCCTAGTGTGCCTACTTATAATGCATTGATTGATGGGTACTGTAAGGAGGGAATGGTGGAGGCTGCTCAGGAAATATTGGATTTGATGCACTCGAATAGCTGTAACCCGAATGAGCGGACTTACAATGAGTTGATATGTGGTTTTTGCAGAAAGAAAAATGTGCACAGGGCAATGGCACTCCTTAGTAAAATGTTAGAGAGCAGACTGACCCCAAGTGTGGTTACATATAATTCCTTAATCCATGGACAGTGTAAAATAGGTTATTTAGATAGTGCTTATAGATTGCTTAATTTGATGAATGAAAATGGAGTAGTTCCTGATCAGTGGACTTACAGTGTTTTCATAGATACTCTTTGTAAGAAAGGGAGAATTGAGGAAGCTAATGTACTGTTCAATTCTCTAAAGGAGAAAGGCATAAAGGCAAATGAAGTGATATATACTGCATTAATTGATGGATACTGCAAAGCTGGGAAGATGGATGATGCTAATTCTTTGCTTGATAGAATGCTTACCGAGGACTGTTTGCCTAACTCATCAACTTATAATGCGCTTATAGATGGATTgtgcaaagagagaaaagttCAAGAGGCACTTTTGTTGATGGAAAGCATGATACGGAAGGGTCTGAAATGCACAGTTCCCACATATACGATTCTTATTGTAGCAATGTTGAAAGAGGGTGATTTTGACTATGCTCATAGGATTTTAGATCAAATGGTTTCCTCAGGATATCAGCCTGATGTGTATATTTACACTGCATTTATTCATGCTTTTTGCACCAGAGGAAATATAAAAGAAGCAGAAGATATGATGAGTATGATGTTTGAAAGAGGTGTTATGCCTGATGCACTAACTTACACATTGGTAATTGATGCATATGGCGGTTTGGGATTATTGAATCCTGCATTTGATGTTCTCAAGCGAATGTTTGATACTGGTTGTGATCCTTCTCATCATACCTATTCTTGTTTAATCAAGCATCTCTTAAAGGAGGaactaacaaaaaaatataagaatgtAGCACTGTGTGATTCCATTCCAAATGTCTTCTTTGCTGATGTTGCTGATGTTTGGAAGATGATGAAATTTGAGACTGCTCTGGAACTTTTTGAGAAAATGCTGGAACATGGTTGTTCACCTAATATTAACACCTATGCAAAGCTCATTATAGGACTTTGCAAAGTGGGGCGTTTGGGAGTGGCccaaaaattatttgatcatATGAATGAAAGAGGAGTATCTCCCAGTGAAGCTATCTATAACTCCCTCCTCAACTGTTGTTGTGAGCTGGGAATTTATGGAGATGCAGTGAGACTGGTGGGCGCTATGATGGAGCATGGTCATTTACCACTTCTAGAGTCTTTGAATGTACTTTTCTGTGGGCTATATGAGGAAGGGAGCAAAGAAAAGGCTAAAGTAGTTTTCTCTAATTTGCTTCAATGTGGGTATAATGATGATGAAGTAGCTTGGAAAATTCTCATTGATGGATTACTTAAGAATGGCCTTTCTGATGGATGTTCTGAATTGCTGGGCGTCATGGAGGCAAGGGGTTGCCAAATTCATCCTCAAACATACAGAATGTTAATTGAAGGACTTGACGGGACATAATCTTTTGTATTGTCTCTAGTgaaatctttaatttctaggGGAAGAAATGTTTCAGTTTACATGTTGAATATGGAGGCTAGTGTATATAGATGGCAATTTAGATCCTCTTGACGTGCAGTCTCCAAATAATTAGCTGGGATTCGTTGGTTGAATTCTAGAATCTGCAGTAACCTGTTCAATGAGGTAGCTCATTTTTTATGAGAAAGACGTACTGTTGGATGTAGCAGCAAAACTGTGTAGAGAAAGGGAATCTTAGATGACAATCAAGTGGCAGGTGATTCTTAACCTTGttagatttatatatttattcttaacattttctaataaattcaTCTGAGAACTACAAACTGATTTGACCTTATTATTTCAATGAATTATTGGAACTGCTTCTCCTGTGTAACATGACAAATACTGGAATATCACTTTGAGTTGTCATATTGTTGCAAGTGTAGCTTGTGCACTATTTCAGGCAGGGACATATTTATTACCTTGTGCCTCTTATAGTTGAAAAGATTACATTTGTTTTCCTCATCCTCTCAAATAAAGATGTATCTCTGCATTAAGCAAGGTGAACCGTGAAAATTGTAGGTTTAGAATCATTTTGCTGAAATACAATGATAACAGTCACCGATTAATATGAGGATAGAGTAACTTTTAGGAATGAGAAAATACTTAATTATCTGTTATCTGTATTGGAGTAAAGATTAGTTTTTGAAACAGAGAGTAGATTTTCATTCAAAATGGGTAAACTAAAGCTAGGAAGGTGGAGGATATCTCATATGCACTTGCTTTACATTTGGTTTCATGTTTgtgtacttttttttttaatgtttagtGAGAACAGAAAGGttaaaaagagtaaaaacCATAGTTAGGTTAACATTCTAGTTTCTTGCAATAAGTTATGCTATCCCAAAATAGATCTAAGGAAGATgtcttcattttttcttaatctaaTCTCCAGTTTATTCTCTCATTTGACACTTTACAGGATCGTGTTTGGTTGCTACCTTGAGTAACAGGTCTTTCTGCACTCCAGCTATTTTGATACAATTCCATTGAAGCAAATGAGTAGCCAACCTCAAGCCTGCTGATTGAGGTAGAGGATCTTGTTTGGTTGGTATGCCCTTGCTGTATGCATGCGCTTATCCTTGGTAAATACaaaaattcatcatttatttatattttgtcaGTGTTCATTCTCTTTCAGTATACAGTTTccatttcttaatattagtGGTTGGTTATCCTGGATTGCTGTAGACATCTTCGGGTCTAAGTCATAAttaggaaagagaaaaaagaaactaaactTAGAGGCTCAAATTCTTTCCTCCTTGCTCTGCCCACTGCAAAACTGTTAATTACCCATTCagttttaatataaatcttGGCTTCTAAAAACAGGTGGTTCTTTTTTACCTGTATCTTGTAAGAACTAATCTTATGGATGTCTCTCTTCTTTCAATAGGGTcagtctttttattttaaaatcaggatagtaattaaaagatGATTCAATTGCAAAAAGATTGGTTCTTGCTTCAAGTAAAAAATATCTTGATGTTTCAGTTCAATGAGCCAACTCATTGTTAAATCTGAAAATCATACTAAGTGCTAAATTTTGAGTCAGGAATAAGTGTCGCTAAGCTGTGGTTAGATTACATGTGGTTAAAACAGAAAGAGTATAGTTCCCTGAAGAACCCAAGACGATTGAGAAAGCATTGAAATTCTGAAATATGAGCTGAGGGCATCATT
The sequence above is drawn from the Ricinus communis isolate WT05 ecotype wild-type chromosome 7, ASM1957865v1, whole genome shotgun sequence genome and encodes:
- the LOC8277496 gene encoding KH domain-containing protein HEN4 isoform X1, producing MQHHRDRRRRPRPTRPPVMLQPGQVAFRVVCHASIIGGLIGRSGSAISQIRRDTGCTVHCDEQVQGSDHRVITIVGPASPGKRITLNSTTCHDHNGAEEEEKELVSVAQEAVIRVCERMWEVDGQRERRGGVDNNSNNSGLGEGYCGLLADTTQIGAVVGKGGKNVLRMRRESGADIRFLPPPHCASKDDQLIQITGSILAVKKALVAVTDCLHDCPPYEKDPTLLMRPLERASHLASSDPHAEFFPHLSSLLPPLSGNSGTSHPLSSDAGEDPNQDAEAVRHEVSFRLLCSNGAAGSIIGKKGTIVRTLQNETGASIMFAAPMSMSGERVVTISALENLESWHSPAQNAAILVFARSVEHDIEKGHPSGLIEGATVTARLLVASDAVCCLIEKGGTGNIDSEMIEVSGADIRILDGEQIMACASEDDVVIEITGEYKNVQNALFMVTGKLRGNLLPSEVLNEKKARSPQGRKVETASPRLHQPAGLSPDSDQETSLTRAMNQLGFSSSFNNASLPRLQSAQKFQREHTTAIKNQENSLQAFGGGSGLERSLHFLLPKEVLNEVGERSSSGGVRQTTSSGSHSSSGLAPGPIQDTSLTRGINQPQLSNNIDFPSPALHMPQQTAGRGKTFGRGAELESYSRKRSPIVVNTIIELVVPEDTIGSVYGEDGSNLARLRQISGAKVEVREPSSGKSGRIVVISGTPDQTNAAQSLLQAFILADQ
- the LOC8277496 gene encoding KH domain-containing protein HEN4 isoform X6, whose product is MQHHRDRRRRPRPTRPPVMLQPGQVAFRVVCHASIIGGLIGRSGSAISQIRRDTGCTVHCDEQVQGSDHRVITIVGPASPGKRITLNSTTCHDHNGAEEEEKELVSVAQEAVIRVCERMWEVDGQRERRGGVDNNSNNSGLGEGYCGLLADTTQIGAVVGKGGKNVLRMRRESGADIRFLPPPHCASKDDQLIQITGSILAVKKALVAVTDCLHDCPPYEKDPTLLMRPLERASHLASSDPHAEFFPHLSSLLPPLSGNSGTSHPLSSDAGEDPNQDAEAVRHEVSFRLLCSNGAAGSIIGKKGTIVRTLQNETGASIMFAAPMSMSGERVVTISALENLESWHSPAQNAAILVFARSVEHDIEKGHPSGLIEGATVTARLLVASDAVCCLIEKGGTGNIDSEMIEVSGADIRILDGEQIMACASEDDVVIEITGEYKNVQNALFMVTGKLRGNLLPSEVLNEKKARSPQGRKVETASPRLHQPAGLSPDSDQETSLTRAMNQLGFSSSFNNASLPRLQSAQKFQREHTTAIKNQENSLQAFGGGSGLERSLHFLLPKEVLNEVGERSSSGGVRQTTSSGSHSSSGLAPGPIQDTSLTRGINQPQLSNNIDFPSPALHMPQTAGRGKTFGRGAELERKRSPIVVNTIIELVVPEDTIGSVYGEDGSNLARLRQISGAKVEVREPSSGKSGRIVVISGTPDQTNAAQSLLQAFILADQ
- the LOC8277496 gene encoding KH domain-containing protein HEN4 isoform X4, which gives rise to MQHHRDRRRRPRPTRPPVMLQPGQVAFRVVCHASIIGGLIGRSGSAISQIRRDTGCTVHCDEQVQGSDHRVITIVGPASPGKRITLNSTTCHDHNGAEEEEKELVSVAQEAVIRVCERMWEVDGQRERRGGVDNNSNNSGLGEGYCGLLADTTQIGAVVGKGGKNVLRMRRESGADIRFLPPPHCASKDDQLIQITGSILAVKKALVAVTDCLHDCPPYEKDPTLLMRPLERASHLASSDPHAEFFPHLSSLLPPLSGNSGTSHPLSSDAGEDPNQDAEAVRHEVSFRLLCSNGAAGSIIGKKGTIVRTLQNETGASIMFAAPMSMSGERVVTISALENLESWHSPAQNAAILVFARSVEHDIEKGHPSGLIEGATVTARLLVASDAVCCLIEKGGTGNIDSEMIEVSGADIRILDGEQIMACASEDDVVIEITGEYKNVQNALFMVTGKLRGNLLPSEVLNEKKARSPQGRKVETASPRLHQPAGLSPDSDQETSLTRAMNQLGFSSSFNNASLPRLQSAQKFQREHTTAIKNQENSLQAFGGGSGLERSLHFLLPKEVLNEVGERSSSGGVRQTTSSGSHSSSGLAPGPIQDTSLTRGINQPQLSNNIDFPSPALHMPQTAGRGKTFGRGAELESRKRSPIVVNTIIELVVPEDTIGSVYGEDGSNLARLRQISGAKVEVREPSSGKSGRIVVISGTPDQTNAAQSLLQAFILADQ
- the LOC8277496 gene encoding KH domain-containing protein HEN4 isoform X3; its protein translation is MQHHRDRRRRPRPTRPPVMLQPGQVAFRVVCHASIIGGLIGRSGSAISQIRRDTGCTVHCDEQVQGSDHRVITIVGPASPGKRITLNSTTCHDHNGAEEEEKELVSVAQEAVIRVCERMWEVDGQRERRGGVDNNSNNSGLGEGYCGLLADTTQIGAVVGKGGKNVLRMRRESGADIRFLPPPHCASKDDQLIQITGSILAVKKALVAVTDCLHDCPPYEKDPTLLMRPLERASHLASSDPHAEFFPHLSSLLPPLSGNSGTSHPLSSDAGEDPNQDAEAVRHEVSFRLLCSNGAAGSIIGKKGTIVRTLQNETGASIMFAAPMSMSGERVVTISALENLESWHSPAQNAAILVFARSVEHDIEKGHPSGLIEGATVTARLLVASDAVCCLIEKGGTGNIDSEMIEVSGADIRILDGEQIMACASEDDVVIEITGEYKNVQNALFMVTGKLRGNLLPSEVLNEKKARSPQGRKVETASPRLHQPAGLSPDSDQETSLTRAMNQLGFSSSFNNASLPRLQSAQKFQREHTTAIKNQENSLQAFGGGSGLERSLHFLLPKEVLNEVGERSSSGGVRQTTSSGSHSSSGLAPGPIQDTSLTRGINQPQLSNNIDFPSPALHMPQQTAGRGKTFGRGAELESRKRSPIVVNTIIELVVPEDTIGSVYGEDGSNLARLRQISGAKVEVREPSSGKSGRIVVISGTPDQTNAAQSLLQAFILADQ
- the LOC8277496 gene encoding KH domain-containing protein HEN4 isoform X5; its protein translation is MQHHRDRRRRPRPTRPPVMLQPGQVAFRVVCHASIIGGLIGRSGSAISQIRRDTGCTVHCDEQVQGSDHRVITIVGPASPGKRITLNSTTCHDHNGAEEEEKELVSVAQEAVIRVCERMWEVDGQRERRGGVDNNSNNSGLGEGYCGLLADTTQIGAVVGKGGKNVLRMRRESGADIRFLPPPHCASKDDQLIQITGSILAVKKALVAVTDCLHDCPPYEKDPTLLMRPLERASHLASSDPHAEFFPHLSSLLPPLSGNSGTSHPLSSDAGEDPNQDAEAVRHEVSFRLLCSNGAAGSIIGKKGTIVRTLQNETGASIMFAAPMSMSGERVVTISALENLESWHSPAQNAAILVFARSVEHDIEKGHPSGLIEGATVTARLLVASDAVCCLIEKGGTGNIDSEMIEVSGADIRILDGEQIMACASEDDVVIEITGEYKNVQNALFMVTGKLRGNLLPSEVLNEKKARSPQGRKVETASPRLHQPAGLSPDSDQETSLTRAMNQLGFSSSFNNASLPRLQSAQKFQREHTTAIKNQENSLQAFGGGSGLERSLHFLLPKEVLNEVGERSSSGGVRQTTSSGSHSSSGLAPGPIQDTSLTRGINQPQLSNNIDFPSPALHMPQQTAGRGKTFGRGAELERKRSPIVVNTIIELVVPEDTIGSVYGEDGSNLARLRQISGAKVEVREPSSGKSGRIVVISGTPDQTNAAQSLLQAFILADQ